A genomic stretch from Helianthus annuus cultivar XRQ/B chromosome 1, HanXRQr2.0-SUNRISE, whole genome shotgun sequence includes:
- the LOC110870011 gene encoding NADH-ubiquinone oxidoreductase chain 6 — MILSVLSSLALVSGLMVVRAKNPVHSVLFPIPVFRNTSGLLLLLGLDFFAMIFPVVHIGAIAVSFLFVVMMFHIQIAEIHEEVLRYLPVSGIIGLIFWWEMFFILDNESIPLLPTQRNTTSLRYMVYAGKVRSWTNLETLGNLLYTYYSVWFLVPSLILLVAMIGAIVLTMHRTTKVKRQDVFRRNAIDSRRTIMRGMTDLLKESSLILVRIQFVRWPSWSYRCLDTLLFFSHFRMTVPFHFWYNFKPGPAIRCISRTPGIRRLLLEYHGIEYPDLPEAPEKAISAFRTVKGNSYVPHRSESPPPHNTY, encoded by the coding sequence ATGATACTTTCTGTTTTGTCGAGCCTTGCTTTGGTCTCTGGTTTGATGGTTGTACGTGCTAAAAATCCGGTACATTCCGTTTTGTTTCCCATCCCAGTCTTTCGCAACACTTCAGGTTTACTTCTTTTGTTAGGTCTCGACTTTTTCGCTATGATCTTCCCAGTAGTTCATATAGGAGCTATAGCTGTTTCATTCCTATTCGTTGTTATGATGTTCCATATTCAAATAGCGGAGATTCACGAAGAAGTATTGCGCTATTTACCAGTGAGTGGTATTATTGGACTGATCTTTTGGTGGGAAATGTTCTTCATTTTAGATAATGAAAGCATTCCATTACTACCAACCCAAAGAAATACGACCTCTCTGAGATATATGGTTTATGCCGGAAAGGTACGAAGTTGGACTAATTTGGAAACATTGGGCAATTTACTTTATACCTACTATTCCGTCTGGTTTTTGGTTCCTAGTCTGATTTTATTAGTAGCCATGATTGGGGCTATAGTACTGACTATGCATAGGACTACTAAGGTGAAAAGACAGGATGTATTCCGACGAAATGCTATTGATTCTAGGAGGACTATAATGAGGGGGATGACAGATCTACTAAAGGAAAGTAGCTTGATATTGGTTCGAATCCAATTCGTGAGATGGCCATCTTGGTCATATAGATGTCTTGACACCcttcttttcttttctcattttcgaATGACTGTCCCATTCCATTTTTGGTATAACTTCAAGCCTGGACCCGCTATACGATGTATTAGTAGAACCCCTGGGATACGACGCCTGCTCCTTGAGTATCATGGGATTGAATACCCCGACCTCCCAGAGGCTCCCGAGAAAGCTATTTCAGCCTTCCGGACAGTTAAGGGCAATTCCTACGTCCCTCATCGGTCTGAATCCCCACCCCCGCATAACACTTActag